A genomic stretch from Serratia entomophila includes:
- a CDS encoding sugar diacid recognition domain-containing protein gives MLRQTNFLAEATARQIVQRAMGIISHSVNVMDSNGVIIASGDPQRLFQRHEGAVLALAENRVVEIDSVTAEHLKGVRPGINLPFSFRNQRVGVIGISGEPVEVRAYAELVKMAAELMVEQAALLEKHQWEKRYREELANQLLQPRPELASLEAMAAYLGLDLQQPRIVWIVELHEPQPQLLRELLAELESAQREALIAITGFNEMILLRPACLAQGEWNLQQERLQAQRLQSQLKQRFRVRLIVGGFFAGEQGAYRSSLTARATQAMARRLKLRHATLFYHDYPLPSLLCDLGDDWRAQELGHPWRILAAQDDKGVLRATLRHYFSQNCDQTQTAAQLHIHVNTLRYRLQRIEAITGLKINQLTDALRLYIGMLMHV, from the coding sequence ATGCTCAGACAGACCAATTTTCTGGCCGAGGCCACCGCGCGCCAAATCGTCCAACGGGCGATGGGCATCATCAGCCACTCCGTCAACGTGATGGACAGCAACGGCGTGATTATCGCCTCCGGCGATCCGCAGCGCCTGTTTCAACGCCACGAGGGCGCGGTGCTGGCGCTGGCCGAGAACCGGGTGGTGGAAATCGACAGCGTCACCGCCGAGCACCTGAAAGGCGTGCGGCCGGGCATCAACCTGCCGTTCAGCTTTCGCAACCAGCGGGTCGGGGTGATAGGCATTTCCGGTGAGCCGGTCGAGGTGCGCGCCTACGCCGAACTGGTGAAAATGGCGGCGGAGCTGATGGTGGAACAGGCGGCGTTGCTGGAAAAGCATCAGTGGGAAAAACGCTACCGCGAAGAATTGGCGAACCAGTTGCTGCAGCCGCGGCCGGAATTGGCCTCTTTGGAGGCGATGGCGGCCTACCTGGGGTTGGATCTGCAGCAGCCGCGCATCGTCTGGATTGTCGAACTGCATGAGCCGCAGCCGCAGCTGTTGCGCGAGCTGCTGGCCGAGCTGGAGAGCGCCCAGCGCGAGGCGCTGATCGCCATCACCGGATTCAACGAAATGATCCTGCTGCGCCCGGCCTGCCTGGCGCAGGGAGAGTGGAACCTGCAGCAGGAGCGCCTGCAGGCGCAGCGGCTGCAAAGCCAGCTTAAACAGCGTTTTCGGGTACGCCTGATCGTCGGCGGTTTTTTTGCCGGCGAGCAGGGGGCTTATCGTTCCAGCCTGACGGCGCGCGCCACCCAGGCGATGGCGCGCCGCCTGAAGCTGCGCCACGCCACGTTGTTCTACCATGATTACCCACTGCCGTCGTTGCTGTGCGATCTGGGGGATGACTGGCGCGCGCAGGAGCTGGGGCATCCCTGGCGGATATTGGCCGCGCAGGACGATAAAGGGGTATTGCGCGCTACCCTGCGGCATTATTTTTCGCAGAATTGTGATCAGACGCAGACCGCCGCGCAGCTGCACATTCACGTCAATACCCTGCGTTATCGCCTGCAGCGTATCGAGGCGATTACCGGGCTTAAAATCAATCAGTTAACCGATGCCCTGCGGTTATATATCGGCATGCTGATGCACGTCTGA